From Bdellovibrio sp. KM01:
TAAAATGGAAGTCAGCCTCGGCGCGCATATTCAATGGGTCGGAGACGGCGGAGGGAACGACGATGCTTTGCAATTGCTCAGGATTTGTTTTCTCTTTTGTTGCCTGACTTGCGCAGGCTGAGAGGGCTAGCAAAAGGCCAATACTTGTCGTTGTCTTTAGAAGCATCGAGTTCTCCTTGTCAGTCTGCATTGTAGAGAACTTTGCCAAGTTTTAATGAAATACTTGATGAATCCTAAAAGGACTCGTCCTTGATCTTAATTTCTTCAGGTCTTAGATGGAGTTCAAATCCTTTGCTGTCATGTGTTTGGGAGATTTGTTCAGATTTACTTTCACAAAGCTGAGAATACTTTGTTTGCAATTTGATGGCCTTGAGAGATTCTAAATACATGAGCAAGTGGCACGTTCGCGTTTGGACTTATTTTCTCTGCGTCATTTGCGCACACGGGACGGCCCAAGCTGCTTTTCAGTTACGAGACGTCGATGTGCAAAAAATGGCGAACTCCGTTGTCGCCCTGATGTCTTACTCGGCTATTCCTGATCTTGCTTCCAGTTCACTTTCGATTAATAACGCGCAAACTGGAAATCCCTCGATTGCGATGACTCAATTTGGTGGGGGATTTACGATTAGCAAATCCACACCTGTCTATCTCGAAGGCGCCGCTGCTTACAGCCGCTATGATCCCAAATTTATTGCCAGTGATGGAGCTCAAGAAAGATCGGTGCCTTTAAAGTGGAATGCAGGCACGGTGCAAGGTGGAGTGGGGTGGGATTTTGAAATCTACCGTCGCTGGGTGATCCGGCCTATTTTCAATTTCTCATTCAGCATGCTCTTTAGTGATACTGAAATCGGTGCCGCTCTTATAGCAGATTACAAGGATTTGGAAAATATTGATTTCCTGGATAACGGCAATATCAGTATCGGTGGATTGGGCAGCGCTTTGATGCTGGCTTATGAGTTTCATGACGACGTGATCGGAACAGATGTGGACTTGCAGTTGCGCTATTCCTTCATACATTTGCAAAGCATGGGCGGCAGTCGTTCCATCAGTGGCTATTCGGATTCAAGCACCGCGAATGTGTATTACCGATTCCGTGCGCCGATGGGGGATTTGCGAGCGTTGGGGGAGCCGTTTCGTTACGTGCTGGAGGGCTCGGCCTCCCAATACTTTGGTGATCAGGTGGGTGTTTTGGGATTTCATTATCTGGCGACAGCAGGCTTAGGAATTGAATTGGACTCATCGGACTATAACGTATGGGTCACACGCACCCGTCTTGTGGGACGCTACATGTTTGGGGATAACGTCAGTGGTTACTCTGTCGGTCTGGCTTGTTCTTTCTAATGTATCGTTGCACGGCCTTACCAATATTCTTTTGAATCGTCCACACAGAGCTAAAATGGCCTAAGGAGGACCCTATGGCTCAAAAGAATTCAATCAAGATACTATCCGTTTTAATTCTGAGTATGTTTGTCAGTTCGGCCCATGCGGGACGGCAGACGAAGGCACCACAGACGCCCCAAGAGGAGCTGATGGCCCTGAAGGAAGGCAATGAGAGATTTATGAGTGGCGAAAAAGCCGGGCACGATTTTCACTATCAAATAAATAAAACCAAAGACGGTCAGAAGCCCTATGCGGTGATCTTAAGCTGTCTTGATTCACGGGTGCCGCCGGAAATTGTTTTTGACCAAGGTATCGGTGAACTGTTTGTGGCTCGTGTCGCGGGAAATGTTGAAAACGATGATATTCTTGGCAGCATGGAGTTTGGTACCGCGGTGATGGGTGCAAAACTCGTGGTGGTGATGGGACATACCAAATGCGGCGCGATCAAGGGAGCCTGTCAGAATGTGAAGCTGGGTCATTTGACGGGAGTGCTGGATAAAATTCAACCAGCCGTGGCTCAAGTTAAAAAGTCTAATCCCAAATTCAATACTGAATCCTATGATGACCTTGATCATGTTTCGCAGGCGCACGTGATGCTGACTGTAGAAGAAATCAGAAAGAAAAGTAAAATCATTCGTGATCTGGAAGCTCAGAATAAAATTCGCCTGGTGGGAGCCATGTATGACATCTCTACTGGTAAAGTGACTTTCTTGGACGATGTGGCCTCTAAATCCGGAGTCGCTAAAAATTGGTAAACTGTTTTATCAGGCCCTGTCACCAGAAGTTATTGATGGGGCCATTGAGTTTCTGTTTTTAAATGAATCTCTTTTAAAACGGGTCCGGTCTTCATGGTAAATCCAATGGAATAACTTCCTTTTTCGGAAGTGGCGACGTTGGCCAGCTCTTCGATGATGCTTTGAATGTCAGGCCGTGTTTCGCCAATTCGGACTTGAGTTTTGCCGTCAAGCTCCCAACAAAATCGAATCAGCATGGCTTCTTCCAAAATCTTATCGGGGTTGATTCTGTGAGGGAAACCTTTTTGATCCATACGTTCATGACTTTGCAGAATCATCATTTTCATAGGTTCACTTAATGGAATTTTACGGGCCAGGCACTGATTCAAGCTATAGATGGGATGCTTTTGGTATTCCATAAGTTCTTCGCCGTGCATGGCTTCGATTTCATGGTTACGTAATTTTGCAGATGTTGAAGGCGAGAGTTCAAGATAACCAATATCAGAAAGAAGGGCTGCGATCATTACTTCTAAGGGCGTTCCAATCTTAGCTTCCTGGCTCAGCACCGCGGCATAGGCGGCGATAGCGGGAGCTCGTTCCAAAGACCCGAAGTCACCCACGGAGGAACTGTTGATTACATCAAAAGGATTTTTGACTTCGCCTAAAGAAGTGAGGAGTGATTTAGCAAAACTCTCGCATGTTCCATAGAGCTCTTTTCCCAAGGCAAACGATGCTGCTGAACTTTGATCACTGATCATAAGGGCCAGAGCTAAAAAGGACTGACTCATTTGTAAAAATTGAAGACGGCAGCGGCGCAGGGCACTCGCCTCATCGTTTGAATTAAAACTGCGACTGTACTCCACCCAGTTCTTTAAATCCTGCCTTCGCAAATAAAGCTCACCCATTTCGGAAAACTTTTTTAAGAAGGTGGAATTGAGCTTGGTTGCAGGTTTGGCGACCTTTAGGAATTTCTTGTTTGCAGGCATCATGTAAAATAACGGAAAGGCGGTTTCCGTATCAGGCATCAAATCATAGACTTTGATGGGTATAAATGCGGAACGAATCACCTGAGTGGTTACGAACTCTAGTTTGCTGGTGGAATAGAATTCATTTTCCATCAGGACCAAAGATGCTCCAGATGTTTTTACGATGCGGGCGTCTTCTGGTTTAAGTTTAGAGTTCACCGCCGCGATTATATAACTTTCAGCAGCCACCTGACAGGCGACTTGCACCATTCCGGCAGCTTCATTGGGTTTTTCAATTTTTGAACAATCCAATAAAATACAAGTGATGGATTTATAGGATTCGGTTTTTTCAAAGAAGGTGTCAGGACTATCGAAGCTTTCAAATTCAAACGAGAAAAGCTGCGCAAGCTCTGTGGCTCTTTTGGTGAATCTTGGATCTTGAGAGACCGCTGCTAAGTCGAGACTTCTCATTGTGAAGCCTCCCTCTGCTATAAGGGTCACTCTAACTTAAAGTCATTTCAATATGTCATTAGAAAGCGTCGGTATCGGCGTCCCAGTCGGCTGTTAGTCCAACTACGGCGACTTCTTTGGAGTAGGGATTCAGTTCAGAATCCTTCATAGCATTAGCAAAGTACTTTTGTGCTAAACGTACGTGTTGGCTGTAATAAAGGGGTACGAGTTCTTTCCCGCAGTTATCACAATCAATTAGCAACTCGTCTTCTTGTTTATGAGTCGTGCCGCAATGTTGGCAACGACGATAGTGTGTTTTTTGGCTCATGAACGTACCTACCTCTAAGTATGATACATCTATGATAATGCGAGCAAAGCTGACTCACAATTGACAGTCTCATTTAAAGCTAGCTAAATCGCTCAAGATTTCTTAAGAAGTGAGTTCCGAGAAATTCTTATGTGGTCATATTGGTGACCATCTCATATCTATTTTTAACTTTTCGTCGCTTATGGAGTGATCCCGACACATTATCAATTACTAATGAATCGGGACCTTTTACGATTGTTCTATTTTGAGAGAACCAGTGTCGTCACACTCATAGCTGGCATAGTGTAGTAAACATCAGAGCCCGAGACGGCGATGCTGCCTAATGATTTCGGCGTGGGGCTCCCGTCAGCAATCTGGTATGCGGCTCCTTGGGTATAACCACTACTGTTGGCAATGGCGATTTTAGTGGAAAGGGCCGTGGACGTTTTGTTTAAGATAACCAGATAAATCTTAGAAGAATCCTTCGAGGATTGCATCGCATACACAGACGTTTTTTCGTTATTCGTTGAAACAGCGCGAACCGAAATATCACCCACGCGGCCACCAGCGCCATCGTAATTCACGAAAAGCTTCATTGCGCCATATATGTAAGGGGAGTCTTCCCGGTCCCAATGAGTCGCAAAGAACACGTCCTCGCGACCAAAGATTCCCAAAACATCGGCTTCGGCGATACCCCCAGAAATTGTTTGGCCGCCGCCGTGATTGTATTCCGAGAACGAAATTTTAGTTCCTGGATAATACTTATTAATTCGATCTTTCAAGCGTGGGATCCATTGGATAGGTGCATTTAAATAGTCATCCGCAATCCAGCTGGTTTCTTTATAAGTCGGGTCCCACAAAGAGCGAGGCGCTTGCAAGCGAGCCGCAATCACCGCTGGTGTTTGCGGAGCTGTCTCGTCAAGCACGCGATAACCATCACCACGGGCTTCAGATCCCCAGTGCATGTCTATCACATCCACCAGACGCTTGCCGTATGATTTTTCAGCGGCCGCCATTTGTTGCAAGAACCACGACATGTATTCACCATTCGAGCGGTCCGGAGCATCCTGCAAGCTCATCATTTCATTAAAGCCGTATGCCACTGCACCAAACACCATAGAATCTGGCGCTTGCTCTTTGATCATACTCGCAAAGCGAATGGTTTTTTCTTTCATTTCCGCATAGGTCGTTTTTGCAGGATGGATCAAAGGGTGAGTCGATTTCCAAATGCCGGGTTCATTGTCCAAGCTATAGAAAATCTTGCGACCCGAAGACAAATCTGTTTTGAAAGTATCCTGGAAAAATTTAAGAGCTTCGTCTTGATAAACGTAATTGTCGGACAGGCTCGCAACGGCAGAGCTCACGCTGCTTGGTTTACGGTCCAAATTTTGACGGAAGCGGGTGTTCGTCGCACTAGCCGCCTGTGAGATCGTACCGTTTTTGTCGGCAGCGATGTAATCTACAATTGGAATTGTCACAAGTGGTGTCGCTTCGTATGAGTAAGCTAATTTGACACCCAGGCGAACGGCCTCTCCTGCAACCTCGCTGCGACTGCCGCAATTTACGAGGTCGCAAACACGGTTACCGCTTGTATTGTTATAGTCGGTACCACTATTCGTGGCGTTGTTTTCCCAGTTATAAGTCGTCCAGCGATTTCCGCCCATACGGAAAGATCCAATACCCTTCATCATGCTGGTCTCATAGTTCGTACCATAGATATAAGGCGAGATCGCATGACGATCCAAATTCACGTCAACATTGAATGTGACATCTGTCGCAGAAGGTGTGGGTGAAGGAGAAGGCGATGGCGATGGCGTCACCGTTGGCGACGGGTTCACTGTTGGTGATGGTGACACTGTCGGAGAAGGCGAAACTGTAGGTCTTGGTTTTGGACGGCGTTTGCCGCCGGCGAGATTGCTTTGAATTTCCAGATCACCACTGGTGGCCTGTGAAGAAAGGTCTGCCTGAGAGCAGTTTTGGAATAGCAGCATCATTAAAAGCGCAGATAGAACCGTCGCGATCTTTTTACGCTTACGCCAAAGTGTTTTCATATATCCCCCATCAACAATGATGCTAGCATTCTTGTTTTCAAGCACTGAATCCTAGGGAAACGGCTCACTTTTGTTCAAATTTCATTCGCGAAATCTGAACGAGCGGGCGGAATCGTCAAACTTTTTTTCGTCTGAATAATCGTCAAACAGTGATGAATTGCCAATGTGTCATAAAGCTGGACCTGTTCCCCGGAGAGTGATGAGATAGAATGATGGAAGGGGGTCGTATGGTGAAAATTCTTGGACTGATCTTAACAACGCTTATGTTTGCGGGCTCTTTATCGGCTAAAGAAGGCGACTATAAAAAACCCTCGGATGCTGAGTTAAAGAAAAGGCTGACTCCCATGCAGTATCAGTGCACGCAACAAGCTGCGACCGAAAGACCGTTTAATAATGCCTATTGGGATAATAAAAAAGAAGGGATCTATGTCGATATCGTCAGTGGTGAACCTCTTTTTAGTTCGACAGATAAGTATGATTCGGGCACCGGTTGGCCCAGCTTCACCAAAGCCATTGATGATAATGCGGTGGTGACTAAGCCCGATCATGAAATGTCTGTGGAAAGAACAGAGCTTCGTTCCAAAGGCGCAGACTCTCACTTAGGACATCTATTTGACGACGGCCCTGCGGATAAAGGCGGCAAACGCTATTGCATTAATTCTGCCGCCCTAAAATTTATCCCGAAAGAGGAAATGGAAGCTAAAGGATATGGCCGCTATCTAAAACTCTTTCCTAAAAAGTCCAAATAGATCAAAAAAACGTCAGTGAACTTTTGCTGTCTTTGTGGCAACACTGGTGAGAGTCGCTGACGTGCTTGCCTCAATCAATTTCACATCGAAATGTTTTTCCACCAAAATTTGTCGCAACTCTGCTTCGGAATAGAAGTGTGTTGTACCGGCACTGGTTGTCACTTCGCCGGCCCCCAGGGGAAGACTTAAAAATAAGGCTCCTTCTTCCGGCAGCATCAAGTGAATCAGTTCCAGATTGTGTTCTAATTGATCCTCGGGCATGTGTTCAAAGGCGGCTCCGCCCCAAATTCCTTGCAGGTTTTTTGGGACTTTGAGGGATGCGAGGTTTTTGACTGTGCCCTCGATCATTTCAATGCCTTCTTGTTTCCACTTTTTAACAAGGTCCGCATTTTCTTCGATGCAAACGACATTGAATCCATTCGTCTTAAATTTGCTTAAAAGCTCGGTTGCACCAGCTCCCAGAATCAATACTGTCGAGGCCGGTTCAAGTAGCGATAAAAATGTGGTCACGCTGTTTAGATACTCCGGCGGAATGATCGCGTTACTTACGAGTTCCATAGGTCCTCCGGCACCAGACGAACTTTTCCGTGATAGTTGCTTTCATATTTGATTTTTCTTTTCGGAAGTTCGATGGGCTTTTCTTTAATGTTTTTATAATCAATCTGACTCAGAATATGTTTGATGATATTCAGCCGAACGCTTTTTTTGTCCTCGGAAATCGCAAAATACCAAGGGGCCCAGGTGGAGTTGGTCTTTTTAAACATTTCATCGCGGGCTTTGGTATAATCATCCCACCGATCATAGGATTTCAAATCCATTTCGGAAAGCTTCCAGGTTTTTCGGCCGTCTTTAATTCGGTCCTTTAAACGGCGCTCTTGTTCCTTGGGGCTTACCTCCAACCAGTATTTCAGTAAAATGATCCCCGAATCCACCATGGTTTTTTCTAGTAGGGGAGCATTCTGTAAAAACACTTCCACTTGTTCCTCGGGGCACCAACCCATGACTCGTTCCACGCCGGCGCGGTTGTACCAGCTTCGGTCAAAGATCACGATCTCGCCAGCCGCCGGGAAGTGCGGAACATAGCGCTGCAGGTACATCTGACTTTTTTCCCTCTCCGTCGGAGCGGGCAGGGCAACGACGCGAAAGACTCGCGGGTTGACTCTCTCCGTAAGAGCTTTAATGGTACCTCCCTTTCCTGCGCCATCGCGGCCTTCAAAGACGATGCAGATCCGGAGGCCCTTGTGCACCACCCAACGTTGCAGTTTTACAAGCTCGACGTGTAATTTCCTAATTTCGGCCTTAAAGACTTTAGAGGTGAGAGGTTCTGAAGGGTGTTTGTTCAGAGCGGTCACATTTCGTTTTTTAGTCATTTACTTCTCCGAAGGTCAGTATTTTTAAGTTTAGGAATGATCCCGTTTGATGAAAACAAGGGAAGACCTTTTCTGCCAAGAATCGTCACTCGTCTGAAACTTACACTGGACTCCGCCTGTGAAGAGACACTTGATTTGAGTTCAGTCCGGTATGAAACTCGCATTTTTCCGAAGAAACTCTTCAGGAGAAATTCCAGTGTCTAATAATCATTCAGCACGTTTGTTGATTGGTGCCGCGCTTGTGGCCGGGGCAAGCCTTCTCGGCAACCCAGCCCGGGCGGCTCGCCGCTCTTGCATTGAAAGCCAGGCATTGGATAAAGTTTTGACGAATTTCATGTTTGTCCAAAATGATGACGAGCAAACGCCAATAAAGCGTTATTCCGCAAAAGATGCCTGTGATACGCGTGACTTTCGTGGTGTTGTCGATGCGATTCTTTTCATGAAGAATCTGCCTGCCTTTAAAAGTATTCCTGAAAAATTCAAAACTGTCCTCAGTGAACAAGGCCCCACAAGATTTTTGAAAACGCGAATTGAAAATATCGTTCTCGAGACCGAAAACAATCAAGTCTGTGCGGGTGGGGCTGGGGCCTATGTTAATCAAAGTGAACATGATACTAAAATTATGCACGTGTGCCCGGTGCTGGTTTCGGATCGATCGACACCTTTGATGGCGGCGGCTGGTCTTTTACATGAAGCTCGTCATATTGATGGATTTGAACATGTGGACTGTGACCACGGCGAATTTTTGGGCACGGCCTATCCCGCTTGCGACACCACCTTCGAAGAGCAGGGGTCCTATGGAATCGGTACGGCCTTTCATTTGTATGTCTATCTTGGCACTAAGAACGAGGCCCTACGAGATGAGGCTCGCGCCAATGTGGCGATCGAGTTGGTTAGACGCTTTAATAAGGCTCCGCTTGGAATCAAACAAGGTGCCCTGATTCAGTCGAATGATAATAAAATTTCATTTTATGATGGGACAAAAGTTTCCTTGCTGGTGGAGTTGCGCTTAGACGTCGCAGCTTCCACGGTGAAAAGGGGATTTCCCTATTTTTTCTTTAAAAATGGGCAAGTTGCGAAATACGATTTCACTTCCGACTGGCCGATGGTGGAAGGTCCCTTAGTGGATACCTATAATAAACTGAGTGAAGACGAAATAGCCGACGTTCGTGATATCACCGTGGGCTCGGTCTATTGTATTTTGCTTTCCAAAAGAGTCACCTGCTATGAAAAGGGTGGCATGTTTGGATTTAGGTTGTATCAAGTGAATCCCGTGAATTTTTATCTAAGGCCCGAGTGGGGGCCTGACTGGATCGCTGTTCGTGGCAGTGATGGAAAGATCAGTCGCTTGCCGGATGACCCATCGGAGTTTGCAAATACCAGTGAGGCAGATTTGGAAACCATTGAAAATCCTTATCCTGCTGTCAGTTCCTTCGCAAAGCTTGCAGGGAAGGTTGTAGGAGTCTCTCCGAAGGGCAACATCGTGGAATCCACGGACGGGACCAACTGGAGTCAAGTGAAACCGTACACTGGATTTAAGTTCAAAAAACTTTATCCATTCTATTGGTCAAAAAAACTGGAAGATTTATAGACTAAAAAAGCGCAGTCAGAAAACTGCGCTTTTTAGTTTTAGGCGGCCTTGTTCGATCCCGCTGAATCCTTCATCGAGCTTACCAGCTCTGTCAAAATCTGAGCATCTGACAAAAGCTGCGCGGAAGTTTCATTTAGGTTTTGGGCATAACCAGTGTTCTGTGCAGTCAGTGCTTCCACAGAATGAATCGTCTGAGTTACATTGCCGAGCTCTTGACCTTGGGCCACGCTGGAAGTCGCGATCTCTTTATTCAAAGTTTGCACTCGCTCAATGGAACTTAGGATTTCGCTTAAAGACTTATTGCTAAGGTCCGCGCTCTTTTCTCCGGCCTTAATCGTATCGACATTTCCTTTAACCAAAATCGAAATATCTTTGGCAGAGCTGGAACAACGTTGTGCCAGTGTACGCACTGCTTCTGCAACCACGCCGAAACCACGACCGTGCTCGCCAGCACGTGCCGCTTCTACGGAAGCATTCAAAGCCAGTAAGTTTGTTTGAAAAGCAATGTCTTCAATTACCGTCACGATGTTATTAATCTCGTTGGCACTTGAAGAGATCTTTTTAATTGAGTCGATAAGTTCCCGGATGTGTTTTGCACCATCGGTCGCAACTTCACGAGAAGTCGTGGAAAGCGACTCAGCTTCCTTCGCAGATGTCGTATTTAATGTCACCTGTGACGTCAGGTCTTGAAGCATTTTCAGAGAGTTTTCCAGACCACGACTGACACTGCCAGCGGACTCATCCAATTTTTTACCGGTGTCTTCAATGGTCGTACAGCCTTCAAAGTTTTTTCCGGAAATATTGGTTAACTGGGCGATCGTTGTATCTTGCAAAGAAATGAAGGCGCCGTAACGGCGAGCAATCAACATCAACGGAATTGCTTCCAGAATCACGAAAGTCGCATGCAAAAGCACGATGCCGAAGCCGGCTTCGTAATTAAAGACACTCTTAGGCAACCACATAAAGAAGGCCAAATGGTGAACTGCAATTGTTGCTGCCGCTGTTAGAATCGCACTCATCATACCAAAACTTAAACAGAAGGCCAGGGCGACAAATACGTGAAAGTGCATTTCAATCATGCCATTACCCAGATGGATCAACATTCCCGAAAAACACATGATCGTCATCGCCAGCAAATTTGGCAGAAGGGCAGAGGCATTACCCATTAAGTAAAGCGCCGTCGGCACAGATAAAATAAAAAGACTGCCACCCCAAGCAAGCCACTGACTGTGTCCATTGGTTGCAGCTAAGTACGAAAACACCGGAAGGTGCAAGTACAAGCTTATTAAAAACATCCATGAGCGACTGCGGGTAAATGATTGTCTAAAGTTCATCTTTAACCTGACCTGTGTATTTCATCGAAAAAGGATCAACAATTTTTTGAAGTTTACGGCTGACAGCGCATCCAAAAATTGGAAAGTTTGCAACGGTTCCCGTGCCTTGCAAACTGCGCAGAATTTCCAAGTCCCTGATGGGGCTGCCATCTTGAACTGATTTTTCGGAGTAACCACCGGCATAGACGGTGTCTCCTTTGGGAGTCGTAATTAATAAGAAGGGCACTCCCAATTTAGAAATGTCTTCTTTTAAATCATCGGGTTCCAGCGTACGGGTTTTAAAACCTTTTTGATGCAGCTCCGTGATTTGCGGAGGATGACCGATCACCAGAATTTCTTCGTTCACGTCTTTTTCGGGTCCACGCGCTACCAAATATTCCACAACTTTTGCGGAGCATTTGCAGGACTCACTTACGACGTGAGTCAGTGTCCACTGGCCGCCCTGACTCTGGGCCAAGGACGGGAGCGCAGAGAAGCTCATCAAGTGCCAGCCATAAAACTGCGACACCATGAAGAGGCTTCCTGTAGCCCAGAACATTAAAATGGAGGTCAAAAAAAACTTTTTGATCATTAAGGAGTGCTTCGGGTTTTCTTCACCATATTTTGATAAGTGCGAGGTCACGTTTTCATGAATTCTCAGCGAATTAGACAATGATCCTGCCGCGAAAGACCGGAAAACTGCGATAATAAGATAGCAATTCATTTATTAAAGGAGTTTTTATGCAAATCTCCCAACAGAAAAGCAACTCTCCCTCAGTTCATAAGCATTCCACCCCACAATCCAGACTCTTGATGCTGGATCGTGCGTTTGATGTTCCCGTCGCAGAACTATTTAAGGCTTTTAGCACCTCTGAAGCTTTAAAAGCCTGGTGGTGGCCTCAAGGCTTGTATGCAGATCGTGTTGATATTGATTTCCGCGTCGGCGGCCGGGTTTTCATTAACATGAAAGGGTACGAGAAAGGCGGCGGAGGAATGACCAGCACCTACGAAGAAATCGTCGAAAACAAACGCATCGTTATGACGGACCAGTTCGCAGATGAAACTGGGAAAGCCATTACTCCTCAAGAAGCGCAAATGCCGGGGGAATGGCCAGAAATGGGTTACATCACGCTGGAATTTTTAGCGGAAGGCGCAGATGACAGTCGCTTGGCCCTTTATCAAGAAGGTATGCCAAACGAACTACAAGAGGACTGCGTGCAGGGCTGGATGCAATCCTTCGATAAGCTCGAAAAATTCCTGCACGAGAAAAAACATTAGTGAAGGTTGCAGTATAAATCTGCAGTGGACTTACCGCCCTCGGCATCAGTCAGAACCAATTTGCTGTTGCCGTAGGATTGGTTCACCACCAGATAAAACTCATGATCAGCGCTTTCATAAGCCGTGTATCCATTGGCGTAAACGGAATGAACTTCTTTATCAGATTCGATGCGGTTGCCGCGACTGTCTGTGATGATGGTGTGCGCTGTTCGGGTGCCATCGTCAGTAATTGAAACTTGTAACCTTTTACTGCCATTTTGTGGGGAGCAGGTCACAAGAGTCGTGTCGGCGAAGGCGGGCAAAGTCATAGATACCAAAGCGATGGATAATAGGAATTTCATAAATTCTCCCGAAGAAGTTTCTGGATTTGCAGACGGGTATAGCAAAAACTCCGTCTTTTGTGAATGTCTTGAGCTTTAATAATCCGTAATGCATAACTTTTCAAAGTGATGATGCGGGCTGCATATCATCGGCTGGAACATAATGCGGCATCGTGCCTATATATAGAATTCAGGGGCTAGACTTGAATTATTTGAATGTGGAGCTTTGAAACACGACCTTGTACTTAAATTTTCTCCTTTTCTTGAGTCTGAATGCCATCGATTACAAAATGACGACTCAAGCAACTAAGGAGAAACACCATGCAAAAATATATCGTGGGCCTTTCAGCGGCTCTATTGGTTACAGGTTGTGTAACAAAATCTAAATACACAGCAGACATCAACGCGCGCGATGGCGCTTTGGCTCAAGAAAAAGCTGCGGTGACAGCTTTAACAACAGAAAAGCAACAACTGACAGGCGAAAAGCAACAGCTTGAACAAAAATTGATCGTGGTCACAAAAGACCGTGGTCAGTTGAAAACTTCTTTGGACGAAATGAAGCAGGCGATGGCTGAAATGAGAGCTCGCCAGGCTGAAGAAAGAAAACGTCTTAAAGAATTCGAAGACCTGACAAAGCGTTTCCAAAAGTTGGTCGACACAGGAAATATCTCGGTTAAAGTTATCGATGGCAAAATGGTTGTGAGCTTGGGCTCTGACGTTTTGTTCGGTTCTGGCTCTGCGAAACTTTCACCAGCAGGTTTGGAAGCGATCAAAGAAGTTACCAACCAACTTAAAACGATCCCAGGCAAGTCTTACCAAGTTGAAGGTCACACAGACAACTTGAAAATCGCGACAGCCGTTTTCCCTTCTAACTGGGAATTGGCTTCGGCTCGTGCCTTGAACGTAACTCGTGCGATGATCGACGCGGGAATGCCTGCTGCGAACGTCAGTGCGGCAAGCTTCGGTGATACTCACCCGGTGCA
This genomic window contains:
- a CDS encoding methyl-accepting chemotaxis protein; protein product: MNFRQSFTRSRSWMFLISLYLHLPVFSYLAATNGHSQWLAWGGSLFILSVPTALYLMGNASALLPNLLAMTIMCFSGMLIHLGNGMIEMHFHVFVALAFCLSFGMMSAILTAAATIAVHHLAFFMWLPKSVFNYEAGFGIVLLHATFVILEAIPLMLIARRYGAFISLQDTTIAQLTNISGKNFEGCTTIEDTGKKLDESAGSVSRGLENSLKMLQDLTSQVTLNTTSAKEAESLSTTSREVATDGAKHIRELIDSIKKISSSANEINNIVTVIEDIAFQTNLLALNASVEAARAGEHGRGFGVVAEAVRTLAQRCSSSAKDISILVKGNVDTIKAGEKSADLSNKSLSEILSSIERVQTLNKEIATSSVAQGQELGNVTQTIHSVEALTAQNTGYAQNLNETSAQLLSDAQILTELVSSMKDSAGSNKAA
- a CDS encoding SRPBCC domain-containing protein, giving the protein MQISQQKSNSPSVHKHSTPQSRLLMLDRAFDVPVAELFKAFSTSEALKAWWWPQGLYADRVDIDFRVGGRVFINMKGYEKGGGGMTSTYEEIVENKRIVMTDQFADETGKAITPQEAQMPGEWPEMGYITLEFLAEGADDSRLALYQEGMPNELQEDCVQGWMQSFDKLEKFLHEKKH
- a CDS encoding OmpA family protein, which produces MQKYIVGLSAALLVTGCVTKSKYTADINARDGALAQEKAAVTALTTEKQQLTGEKQQLEQKLIVVTKDRGQLKTSLDEMKQAMAEMRARQAEERKRLKEFEDLTKRFQKLVDTGNISVKVIDGKMVVSLGSDVLFGSGSAKLSPAGLEAIKEVTNQLKTIPGKSYQVEGHTDNLKIATAVFPSNWELASARALNVTRAMIDAGMPAANVSAASFGDTHPVQSNDTPEGKAANRRIAIVVVPDLSTMPGYEELNKMSSKQEAAAAAPAK